TACTGAAGTTTAATCCCTTCATATGGAGTGTGAACATCTGTGCTTTGTTACTGATTTGATACAGTACCGGTACATTAAAAGTGTGGGCTACTTTGGAGTCCGaaacatattttgccaaaataaaGCATGTCTTATTAACCTGgtgttgggccaggtattgcaatgacctaacctggcaagccagactataacatgaaatgTATAATTTCAGTCAgctagttaaagggacagtttggtcaatttcaacatgcagttgtaatgctcacactaccctggacttgtcagtgcctgagattttttttcttcttcttcagccgattccgagatcctggtcattgtaatgggggcagctctttgtttacatttcaaaaaaacatttttatttattcccaaaaacatccaaaaggttataaaacatcagcagacaactagcaaacagcagtaccttttgggaaaatatttggagttggcctatgtttcatttaaaaaaaatgtaaacaaacgctgcccccattagaattgctcatatctcggaaagggcagagccgaaaaatgtggcatcaccaggtactgacaagtcaagggtagcgtgagcaatacaactgcatgttgaaattgaccaaactgtccctttaagcccatCCCAACAACTcactacacaaatacaaaaaacattCTTGGCCCAGCTATGATTATCCGCTATGGTGCGAGGCTAGACCAACCTGCCATGCAAAAGACATATTCTGCTCTGGTCTTGTTTACTAAGCTAGCAGTGacccggtctgtctgtctgtttgtctgtcggtCCAGCCGCAGTGTTTTGTGTCGCCAGAGGGCGGCAGCAAACATACATCACTTGCTTCTAGCATTGGCCAGGGGgggcaggttgccatctctgatttcCATCTCAGATTGCCCTTGCCTCAGAATTGTATTTTGTTCTGTTCCATTCATTATTGGGGCTCTCTGAGGGGCCATTACGACGGGAAAAGTCTATTAAGTCCATTAAGCCTGTCCATTAATTCTATTAGGAGAAGAAATACATTTGTCAATCCCAATGAAATCTCAAATCTGTGTTCTGTGTCCTTTTCAGGAATTTGGAAGTGATAAAGTTTTTGGTGAACAAAGGAGCAATGTTGGACATGTCAGACGTGGACTTGGGGACAGAAATGTGTTGGTGAGGAGGATGTGTCTTTTCTTCGCAACTTCCACAACTGTTATATGTTTCCTTTACTGTCATATGCAGCAACATACAGTGGTTTCATTAGCTTACCGTATTAGGTTCAGTCTTGGGAAATGCTGTGATTGCTATTATTTTGTTTTGCAAGTCTGCAAGTAAATCATTTTTGTGAGTGTCACAAAGTACCACGGCTCAGGTTGGGTTCCTTAGAAAAAACAGACTGGCTCCGCCACAGCAGCACTTAAGTGCAGGGTGTTTATTATTTGAAGTGCACCCAAAATCCAAAAAAGTGacaaaaatgtgaaattgtggcttgtaaataaagttggccaataaaaagaaaaattcaaTAAAGAAAATAGCGAATTCGAAAGTCCAAAATAATTATTCAAGTCCATCAAAAATAAGCAAAAGATAATGTCCAAAGTAGTTCAGTCTCAAAAAGGTAAATTCAACTTACAGCCACAACCTGCAGTACAACTGTTTACCTGAGCTGGTACTCGGtgcttctgctcactctctctctctctcagaatgatCACAGCCCAGTATTTCAGATGCTCAACCCCTCCCACAGGTCATACTATCTTCACATTTAAACTCAATATTCACTAATAGGCACTTTTACACATTACTACTACATTCAGTAAATAGTTGCAAATTAATACACTTCATATGCATCATAATCATTGCACAATTCCCCATGTAAAGCACAATatttcaacatttcatcaaaaaTCCCCGTAGAAAATAGTTTGCCCCGTACCCACGCTGCATTGCGCAGAGCTGAGGCGCTTGAACAAGCCCTCAGCCCCACTGCTCGAGTTTGCCTGTCATGGCGGCGCGCACACCATACAAACCTTCCCCAAACAAATGCTGCTGGAGTTCAAACTATTGGGCGAAAATGAACAActtaacaaaacacaaagaaaggggGCTCATAGCCAACAGGATCTAACCTGCGCTACTTGGTAAGTGTATGTTTACTATTTGTCGCGTGAGTGTAGCCGAAGTCGGGGAaaagtttcagtgtttgtgttcgAGTGAATGGATGTTTGTTTGAAGTCGCGTGTAGTGcgcaaaaatgtttgtaaatactaATGTTTGATGTCGTCTGTGTTTACCGTTGTGTATGAATGTTATcgttggtgactgtgtgtgtgtgtgtgcttctcatgtaCTGACGCTTGTTAAAAGGATGGTATCAGCCGCTAGTCAGCTAAATACAGGTGTGCACCCCTGTTCCAGTGACCAGAGACAATTAACTAGGTGCTGTACGGAGGAGCTAGACAGAGCACTCTGTCACATTACCTTCCCCTTCTCCTAGATTGCAGAGCATCTGCAATCGGGACAGGTAATCTGCTGGAATGTTCTGCTTTCCGGATTTGTGTCGGATCTTGAATCTGTAAGGTTGAAGTGCGAGATACCATCTGGTCACTCTCGCGTTGTGGTCCTTCATGGTCTGGATCCAGGTTAGAGCTCGGTGGTCTGTATCCAGATCAAACTCTCGGCCCAGCAAGTAGTATCGTAGACTCTCCAGAGCCCACTTAATTGCAAGGCACTCCTTCTCAATTGTTGAATAACGTTGCTCTCTGGGCAGTAACTTCCGGCTCAGATAGAGCACTGGCCTTTCTTCACCTGGCTTCCCTTGTACCAGGACAGCTCCGATCCCTACTGAAGATGCATCCACTTGGACAAGGAAACGCTGTGTGAAGTCTGCACTTTGCAGAACTGGAGAGGAACACAGACATGTCTTCAATGCAGTGAAGGCCTTCTCACATTCTTCAGTCCACTGAACTGGATTCCTGGCGGCTTTGCTGGTGAGATCAGTTAGAGGTGCGGCGATGGTGGAGAAATGGGGAATAAAACGGCGGTACCATCCAACAAGTCCAAGGAACGACCTGACCTGCTTTCTGGTCCGAGGTCGGGAACTGTTCATGATGGCTTCTACCTTGTCGACTTGCGGTCGGACCTCTCCATGGCCAACGAGGTATCCCAGGTACTTGGTCTCATCCCTGGCCCACTCGCACTTCTGGACGTTCAAGGTGAGTCCTGCCTCTTGAATCCGTTGGAGAACTCTCTGCAGATGTTGGCAGTGTTCTGTCCAGGTCTCGCTGAAGATCACAACGTCGTCCAGGTAAGCAGCACAGCAATCGTCACACCCCTGGAGGACTCTGTCCATTAGCCGTTGGAATGTGGCTGGCGCACCGTGCAAACCAAACGGCATGACGGTGAATTGGAAGAGCCCACTGGGTGTTCTGAAGGCTGTGTACTCCCTGGACTTCTCCTCCAGCGGCACTTGCCAGTAACCTTTGCAGAGGTCGAGCGTGGTGATATACCTGGCACGACCAATCTTCTCCAGCAAGTCGTCGATCCTGGGCATCGGATAGGCATCGAACTGCGAGACTGCGTTGAGCTTCCTGAAGTCCATGCATATCCGAAGGGATCCATCCTTCTTGGGCACCACCACAATTGGACTGCTCCACTCGCTCATCGAATCCTCAATTACGCCCAACTCCCGCATGGTCTGGATCTCTTCTCTCAGTCCAGACACCAGGGTCTCTGGCACCCTGTAAGGCCTCTGCCGAATTGGAGTGGGGTCCTTCAAGTGAATCTTGTGCTCCAGCACTCCAGTGAGCCCTGGTCTAGGCTGGAACAGTGATGGGAAGAGGTTGAACACCTCCAGCACCAGGAGGTCCGTCTTCATGTCCGCCTTCAAGTGATCAAATTTGACAGGAGCCTCTTTCCGTGGCTTCCAGGTCTGCAtgtcatcttcatcttcttcatcttcatctgcaTCCACTTTCCGCACCATCATCACCTTGGCACCTTTTCTCCTCACCTCAGCTGTCTCCATCTTTGTGTCCGCCATCTCAGTCTTTACTTTCATCTTCATCTCTTGATGCCCTGACTTCACCTTTGTTTCTTCAGTCTTCGCCTCCTTCCACTCTTTCAACATGTTCACATGGTACACCTGGGTGGTCTTGCCCTTGTCAGGGTGGTGTACCTGGTATGTGACTGGACCCATCTTCTTGGTGATGACGTATGGGCCTTGCCATTTCGCGAGAAGCTTGCTGGTGCTGGTGGGGAGCAGTAATAGGACCTTCTGACCTGGCTGGTACTCACGGTGCCTGGCATACTGGTCATACCAGAGCTTCTGTGCCTTCTGCGCCTTCCGCAAGTTCTCTTCAGCCTCCTCTCGGTACTGGTCCAGGCGATCTCTCATTCGCAGCACGTACTGCACGATGCCCACCTCGGATGAAGCTTCTGCTGGCCTCTCCCACGTCTTCTTCAGCAGGTCCAATGGACCTTGAACCTGCCAACCGTACACCAACTCGAATGGAGAAAATCCCGTCGAGGCTTGAGGCACCTCTCTGTATGCAAACAGGAGGAAGGGCAGCCATTTGTCCCAGTCCTTGCCGGTGTCTGACACGAATTTCCTCAACATGCTCTTGAGGGTGTGGTTGAATCTCTCCACAAGTCCGTCCGTCTGTGGATGGTATGGGCTGGTTCGGAGGGCTTTGATTCCCAGCTGCTGGTGGAGTTGCTTCATCAGTCGTGATGTGAAGTTCGTCCCTTGGTCAGTGAGAATTTCCCTCGGGAATCCAACCCGGGAGAAAAGCTGGACCAGGGCACTGATGACCTTGGGTGTGGTGATGGACCGCAGCGGGAAGACCTCCGGATAGCGGGTCGCGTAATCGCAGATCACCAGGATGAATCGGTACCCAGAGCTGCTCTTCTCCAGTGGTCCGACGATGTCCATGGCGATGCGTTCGAAGGGGGTGGAGATCACGGGTAATGGGTGCAGAGGTACTCTGTCCGCTCTCCGCACAGCACCTGTTTTCTGGCACACTGGACAGTTAGCACAATATGTACGCACATCGGTATACATGGAGGGCCAAAAGAATCGCGAGCTTAATCTCAGGTAAGTTTTCTGAAGTTTCAAATGACCTgcccagggtagtgtgtgtgcgaggtGAAGGACTAGGGGTCGGCATGTGGTCGGTACAACTAGGCGCTTAACATTATCCCCTTCAATGTATAACAGCCCATTCTCCAACATTACTCTTTCCCCATCCACCCCTACTTGATCACCTCCCTTCCCATTCACTCTGTCAAACAAGGGTTTCAACGATACATCCCCAGCTTGCAATGCTCCCATGTTCTCTGGCACCTCCCACAACCCATCAGCTTTAAGAGCAGTAGTTTCCGGTTTAGCCACCGGGGTACCCAAATGCTTCGCTATGCGCCGCTGTTGGCGCGTCTTCCTGGGGCCTTTGGACCCGCCCTGGTACAGAGTCTGGTAGGGGTAGAGTACACAAGTCTGGTAGGGGCTCAAGTCCGCCCTTCGTTTGGGATCTGGTGAACACTGCACAAGACAGATGCTTTCCTGCAGCTTCACATTTAGGTGTATCCAGAAGTTCTGTCAACACTGGTAAGTCCCTCCCCAAGACTATATCAGTTGGCAAATCTCTCACCACCCCAGCATTAATCAGAAACATTTGACCCTTTGCAGTTACAGTCACTTCAGTAGTCGGGTATTCCTTCTCATCACCATGTACACATTGcacaaacattttcttttcataGTTCAGGTTATCAGATGGTAGCAGGGATCTGTTCACGAGAGTCACGGAGCTACCAGTATCAACCAGTGCATTCACAGCTTGTCCATTCAACAGAatttcagatttcatttcatcagCATTGTCAttaccatcgtcatcatcatccccacAAAGACTGTCTCCCTCCCTCGGTACATAGCAAAACCCGTTAAGCTTTGGCTTTCTTATCGGACACACAACAGCTTTATGACCTTGCTGCTGACAGTTATAACAGACAATCTCTCGCCCTCTATTCTGCGAACCATCCCATCTCACAGCCCCACCCATGGTACCTCTACCGTCCCGTGTGTCTTTGACATCTTGGGTTGCTTGAGATCGCTGGGGTGCTTGAGATCGATGAGTGCTTTGGAGGTGCAGTGGTGCTTGGGGTCGCTGATTACTCTGAAAGTGTGGTGATGCTTGAGGTCGCTGACTGCCACGCCGATGAGCGTTGAGGTACTGCATGGCAAGTTTTGCAGTGGTCTTAGCATCCTTCGGCTCGTGCTCTTTCACCCAGGTCCGGACGTCGTACGGCAGAACGTTGATCAGCTGCTCCATGACGATCGTCTCCGCGATGTCCTCCTTGGAATGCTCCTCTGGCTTTATCCAACGCCGATACAGGTTCTTCAGGCGGTTGTACGTCTCCGTCGGGGTCTCTCCTGGCGGTGTCGTCGGCGTCCTGAAGCGCTGTCGGTAGGTCTCAGCCGTCACGTCGAACTTCTCCAGGATCGCCTCTCGTAGATGCTTGTAGGTGTTGGACTTCTCCTCATCCATCGCTGTGTAGGCAGCAAGCGCCTTCCCCGTCAGCAGTGGCACTAGGCGGCACGCCCAGTCTCTCTCTGGCCACGCCCACGTTCTGGCCATGCGCTCGAAACGAAGCAGGTAATCTTCTATGTCTTCACCCTGTTGGTACACCGGCATCTTGGGCTCCTTGCGCACAACCCTCTCTGGCTGCGCTTGTTGAGCTGGAGCTGCAGCAGGTCGATCTTGAACTGCAGCATGCTGATCTTGCGCTGGAGCAGGAACCGCCCACGGCTCATCAAACGAGTCTGCTGGCTCTTCTCTGGTACCTCGGCGACGATggggggttggtgtggggagGCCCATCCGTGGACTCTCCGACTCTACAGCACTCTCCGGTGTAGCTGCGGTCCTCGACTCTGCATGCTGTCCTCCGGCTTGTCTTTCTCCTAGGTGTGTAGCCAGGCCACGAATCTCTGCCAGGATGGTCTCCTCACGGCGCTGCTGCACGGTCAGGAACTCCCTCAGCAGGCCTGCTACATCTCCCATTGTACGCTCCGCCTCCTTCTCTGATGTCCGTTCTGCTTCCTCCAGTGATGCTGCTGCCGTCACCTCTGGTTGGAACCGGGCTTTGGGTTTCTGTTCTGTCGGAGTACTCGAAGTCATCTTCGAGCGTACCACCGGCTCTGGCTCCTCTTCATGCACCTCAGATGCCTCCTGCCATTCTTCTTCTTGCTTCTCACCTTTcacgtcggccatcttgaaattgggCGATGCACTTCCTGTGGCTGgccaatcccaccgctgccaccatatgtcacaaagtaccacggctcaggttgggttccttagaaaaaacagactggctccgccacagcagcacttaagtgcagggtgtttattatttgaagtgcacccaaaatccaaaaaagtgacaaaaatgtgaaattgtggcttGTAAATAAAGTTGGCCAATAAAAGAAAAATTCAATAAAGAAAATAGCGAATTCGAAAGTCCAAAATAATTATTCAAGTCCATCAAAAATAAGCAAAAGATAATGTCCAAAGTAGTTCAGTCTCAAAAAGGTAAATTCAACTTACAGCCACAACCTGCAGTACAACTGTTTACCTGAGCTGGTACTCGGtgcttctgctcactctctctctctctcagaatgatCACAGCCCAGTATTTCAGATGCTCAACCCCTCCCACAGGTCATACTATCTTCACATTTAAACTCAATATTCACTAATAGGCACTTTTACACATTACTACTACATTCAGTAAATAGTTGCAAATTAATACACTTCATATGCATCATAATCATTGCACAATTCCCCATGTAAAGCACAATatttcaacatttcatcaaaaaTCCCCGTAGAAAATAGTTTGCCCCGTACCCACGCTGCATTGCGCAGAGCTGAGGCGCTTGAACAAGCCCTCAGCCCCACTGCTCGAGTTTGCCTGTCATGGCGGCGCGCACACCATACAAACCTTCCCCAAACAAATGCTGCTGGAGTTCAAACTATTGGGCGAAAATGAACAActtaacaaaacacaaagaaaggggGCTCATAACATACAGGATTTAACCTGCGCTACTTGGTAAGTGTATGTTTACTATTTATCGCGTGAGTGTAGCCGAAGTCGGGGAaaagtttcagtgtttgtgttcgCGTGAATGGATGTTTGTTTGAAGTCGCCTGTATCGCGCAAAAATGTTTGTAATACTAATGTTTGATGTCGTCTGTGTTTACCGTTGTGTATGAATGTTATcgttggtgactgtgtgtgtgtgtgtgcttctcatgtaCTGACGCTTGTTAAAAGGATGGTATCAGCCGCTAGTCAGCTAAATACAGGTGTGCACCCCTGTTCCAGTGACCAGAGACAATTAACTAGGTGCTGTACGGAGGAGCTAGACAGAGCACTCTGTCACAGTGAGCGTATTTACATGCAGGGAGTATTACGATTTTAGACAGAATATTGACAGTGTTCAGTTTGTACACTGGTTGTGTAAACTTGTTATTCATTCCAAATGTGACCATCTCCGGGAATATTTCAGTTGCAGAatgctagcctgggaaatcccatgctgctttgcacaaccgTTCCGATCTGAACAGCATCTGACAGCATGGAATCTGTACCCAGAGAACAGAGATCGGtgcctccaatcagagagcacggaggcgtggaaaggcgatgactgcagttcgtttgaatagatacaactgacacgattagctatggctacgtatgccaaattgtacacattcgtaatgcccaataaacagccgtcttcaatcgtaaaccacacacctacgggatttacagtgtagggaggtctccagaccttatctcacttgtgattaaggtgctgtttccacgtagcaggatattttttttagcagggtatttttttctcctgcttgtattggttttgcattggttttggccttccgtttccacgtagcagatatttacgTGGtctccaggtgcaggagaaaaaaatagcaggagaaaaaaatatcctgtttaggggtctgaaacgcatttgttacaatggaggattttttttatccacatgttgcgtttccacgtagcaggagaaaaaaataccctgctaaaaaaatatcctgctatgtggaaacataACCTAAGTCTGGTGATAAGCAGGCAAGCAGAATGCTGTTCCACTCATGTAAATGGAATATTCCTGACCTTGTTTCAAAATGAATACGAACAATATTACGTTTGAAACCGGAAAACTCCTTGCATGTTACTGCAATCAGTGTTATATTCACTGACAAAGGAAATATACTGTCTTTTTGTAGCCTGGCCTACCTGGGAGATCTAGAGCAGATGGAAGCGTGGAGAGTGGCTGGAGTTAGCTTGAATTATGCAGACGCGGACGGCAGAACTCCCTTACATGTGGTACATTATACTATCTACTGTAGTTTGAATACTTGCATGATGTATCAgggcaaacatacactcactggcAGTAAAAGTGACTAGTACGTTTTCTGTTCTACCACCCAAACTaaatttttaccagcatttggctggttttcgggttttaatttagagccctgtgtacaGGGCttaacactggcacctgccaaccggccaaatgctggtaaaacttggctgtggctggtaacaatttcagtgacactagccaatttgacaggtagcttattctatgctatgacatatcagaatattgTATAATCTGCACGTTGCCCTTTGTGTATCAacatatttaagttcaagaaaaagctcagttactcagtttctatttgtttgttttatttcaatgtgGAAAACCATTAACCACTAATGActcggggaaaccactagccatagtggccggcaagcgaaaaagttagtgtcaagccctgcctgtgtagtatgtatgtaatatgtacagtatgtatgtatgataGTAAATGTATGTATGATAGTATGCAGTGTGCATGTATCAAATGTTGGTCTTACAGTCCACCTTGGTATCCACATTTTCTCCAGGCTGTGTGCACAAACCAGGAGGATGTTGTGAAATACTGCATGAAACACGGGGCAAACCTTGAGGTAAAGTGAAGCATTACTGTAATTAGCTATAGTTAAGATTTCCATGAATTTATGAATTAATTTGAATTTAATTTAAGATGTATGCAGtgaacatattttttaaaataatgtattAATTAATAAGAGTGAACACTGTTAAAAATGACTGTAGTAAGTCAACTGCGGTAGCGCTCTTCAATTTTATTTTCCTCTAGAACAGCTTACATCAAGCTAAGGCCTACGCAAAGTGAAAGAGGTTAATGCATCAGGCTAATGGTAAATGTGCCGCTGTTCACTAACTTTCAGCTGTAGTTGCAGGGGCAACAGACTGGGTTGAGAAAGCGATAGTCCTCTGCCTGATATTTCCTCTGCCTGTGCTCCCAACATTGGTCATTTCATTAATTAGCTTATCAACCTGTATTGGGGCACTACGTTTCAGTGCCTGTGTAGGGCACGGATGTTGAAAATCAGTGCAATGTGTAAAGTACCCGGTTTAGCCGCTGCCCTAATAATTGTAAAAATGCAATGTGTGAACTATGGACACGGCGCGGACTAAATTGATACCATGTTAGTGCTCCAAACTCTCCCACAATACTATGCACTACACGCTAGTGCACTGAGACTAGAGTGTCATTTAAGACATGCTGTTCGTGGCAgggtttactttctgaacccatgATGTCAGCCCCTGTGTAATTGTGGCACGGCATTTAAATCACCAATGATTGAATAATGGTGTTCGAATTAGAAAGATAATGAATAATggattttttccccaaattgAGTGCCATCAATAGAGATGTGAAGATTGAGAAAGGGGGAGATCCGAACCCAAGCAAAAAAAGCTAAATTTCATGATGTGTTTTCTCAACAGCTGCGAGACAGGTTCAACAACCGGCCCATAGATGATGCTCAGCGGCTGTCCCTGACTAATCTGGAGGAGGTGCTCAACAGCAAGGGCAAGAAACACATGGCGAAAACCTCGGATGCAATTCCCGAGGCCTGAGGTCTACGCACCCATGCATTATTATTACCGCAATtcatgccattttttttaatacgGATGTGTTCTTATTATCCACAATATCCtattgaatatatatattttatgtattttattttttctgtaaCAGAACTCAAGGGAAACGGCCTCTTGTATATCAAAAGTGTTTTTTAAAACATGTCTTTCTTAGTTTTGCAGATAAAATTGATGTGTATATTTTCAGTGGATGCATTAAAATGAGCAACAAATAACACATAATATCTCACAGTTGTGATCAATCATAGCAGCAGCTTCAGAGGTTAGGTTTTTAATTGCTGTGACTACCAAGGGTCTCTAGGTGATGGCATACTAGTGAAAAAAGAACAATGTAATGAATAAATTAATCTAGTAAAACTAACCACGACATGCACAGTTTGCAGAtgaggtagcctcttactgcagatggggttgccggcgggcctattcactatttgctgaaaatactctacaacaaaactacatcataacaacattgctaatagctatgacagtaccgagagcctttcggtgacagtaagtttataacataggctctacgtTAAGGGGTTAACTGGTTATTGGAATAAAGGATTAATCCTAGATTCCTTAAATGGTTGTAATATTTGTCATCTTTCGTAGAACGTGTAATTATAGCATTCATCCAATAACACAAAAGCAACAGTGATGGTTCATATATTGGTTCTCTACTTTATTGGACAGATTTCTGTTGTCGAACATAGACAGCACACCattcacaaaaaataaatataatactCTGAATGGGACATTGTAATGAAAATACAGGATTCAGGTTTCTAATAGAGCACGTCTTGTGTTCTCAGTATTCAATTTCGCTGATTCCTGTTTGATTGTTCAGTCAGAGCGTACGTCTGTCATGATGACACATTGCATGCTGGAATCAAAACTTTCAGAATCATTCAACTGTGCAGTATAGTACAAAGATGGAAAAACGATCAACCTGGTTGAGATCCTAGAGGTGTTGTTGAACCCAGGGAGAGAGCCCAGAGTCCCATTACATATGAGTATcttttttttatactttttatcaGGCTCACAACTACATCTGGATTAAATAAACCAGGTTAACAAATCATCTTTGTAGTTTGTTGCAATGGTCATTGTAAAAATGTCTAGCCCATCTATGAGCTGTACTGCAACAGTCTTCAGAAGGACTAAATGTGTCATGCAcaacctgatctcacagaattctcaTGGGAAATGAACACGGTcccttgggacacaaaatctgtggcagtttcacggATTTTCCCAAACATAAAGCACATCAGTGATTTAGCAAAAGCTGTGACACTACCATAGATTTTGTACCCCAATGGGCCTTGTTCATTTTGCAGAATTCTGTGAGTTCATGTTGCAACGTCATGCAGGTGGATAACCGctttccatctatctatctagcagAAACCTGGATCAGGGTCCTCGTCACCTTAGCCTTGCACCTTTGCCATCAATGCCGCCAACACACAGTGCAATCACTGAGTGCTAAATATTGAGACAGCCAAGAATAGAAATAGGTTATGTAAAATGTAGAATTTCCATATTAAAAGCTAATACCTAGAAGAAATTATTGTTAAGTGAGAGGTGCAAAAAAATCACACTGACATAAGAAAAGGCACGATAAGTCAGCCAGAACTGGTGCAAGGGTAAGTTGAGTTGAGAGAACTTTTTGAATTAttac
This window of the Engraulis encrasicolus isolate BLACKSEA-1 chromosome 7, IST_EnEncr_1.0, whole genome shotgun sequence genome carries:
- the si:ch211-209a2.2 gene encoding L-asparaginase codes for the protein MGALVSKFSRHNDEEQYRFWSAIASSLRLGWLGSEDKDREVKVCQYALFPLLLNTSALQGDIVTIQTHIQQGADVCMPDSRGRTALHLAASEADVQTVGFLLAKGAEINARDHVGGTPILDAIRCKNLEVIKFLVNKGAMLDMSDVDLGTEMCCLAYLGDLEQMEAWRVAGVSLNYADADGRTPLHVAVCTNQEDVVKYCMKHGANLELRDRFNNRPIDDAQRLSLTNLEEVLNSKGKKHMAKTSDAIPEA